From the genome of Ziziphus jujuba cultivar Dongzao chromosome 4, ASM3175591v1:
GATTAGGATATGAAACGATTCATTCTTGTAAATGGGATTGTGCATTGTTTTGGAAAGAATCAGCTGAATTGGATAAATGTCCAATATGTGCTGAACCGAGATACAAATTTCAAGGTACTGAGGGGAAAAGGATCCCTCAAAAGGTGCTTCGATATTTTCCTATCACTCCAAGATTGTAAAGATTATTTACATCTCGCCATACTACTATTGATATGAGATGGCACAAAGAGAAGCGTCCTAACACAAATGGAGTATTGAGGCATCCAGCAGATGGAGAAGCATGGAAGCACTTTGATGAACAATATCCGATATTTGCTATGAATCCTCGTAATGTCCGGCTAGGTGCTGCCACTGATGGATTTAATCCTTTTAGTAACATGAGTACTTCGTATAGCATGTGGCCAGTGATGTTAGTGCCTTATAACCTGCCACCTTGGAAGTGCATGAAAGAGACTTTTTTGATGATGTCACTATTAATACCAGGCCCAACAACACCTGGAAAAGACATTGATGTGTACTTACGGCCTATGATTGATGAATTGAAAGATCTATGGACAAATGGTGTCACCACTTATGACATCTCTAAAAAGGAGAGGTTTACAATGCATGCAGCAGTGTTGTGGACAATACATGACTTTCCAGCATATGGAACACTTTCTGGATGGAGTACCAAAGGATACAAAGCATGTCCGACTTGTAATGAAGATACTTCTTCCCAAGCTTTAAGAAGTAAGATTTGTTACATGGGACATCGTCGATATTTATCCATAAATCATGCATGGAGAAATAATCGACAATATGATGGAAAGCTTGAACGAAGGTTAGCTCCAAAGCAGTTTTCAGGAGCTGAAATATTACAACAGTTAGATAGGACAATTGAGAGCAGATCGGGGAAACATCCTAACAATGTGGATAAAAAGAGAAAGCGTGCTGCCTGTGAATTAAATTGGACAaggaaaatcatattttttgaactagaatattggtctaaattaaaatttcggcACAATTTTGATGTGATGCATATTGACAAAAACATTTGTGATAATATAGTTGGAACAATGTTGGACATCAAAGGTAAGTCGAAGGATACTGACAAGGCACGTATGGATTTAAAGGATCTGAAAATTCGAAAAGAATTGCATTTACAAGAAACTGGCGGTAAAGTTTTGAAACCTTTGGCATGTTTTTCATTAACAAGAGATGAAAAACATGagttttataagttttttaagTCTGCCAAATTTCCAGATAGCTATGCtgctaatatttcaaagaatgtgAACATTAAGGATGGTAAGATATCAGGTTTGAAAACTCATGATAGTCATGTTCTTTTGCAACAACTTTTTCCGGTGGGTATAAGACCTTACATTAAGAAAGAGGTTTGTGGAACAATTATTGAAATGTGCATGTTCTTCCAAAAACTTTGTGCACGAACTCTATCTGTTTCAgacttggatatgttacaaaaGGGGATAATACTTACATTGTGTAAATTGGAAAGAATATTCCCTCCAGCCTTTTTTGATATCATGGTTCATCTAGCAGTTCACCTACCATATGAGGCAAAAATGGCAGGACCAGTACATACTCGTTGGATGTATCCTTTTAAAAGGTAAAGCCTTTggttattaaagttgatcaatcaatttacattcttttaattttttaatttttttactttttttttatttttatgatatttttcattcattattagagctttgggaacattgaaaaaatatgtgagaaataAAGCTCATCCAGAAGGTTCAATAGCAGAGGGTTATGTTGTCAATGAGGCATTAACTTATTGTTCAATGTACCTTCATGGTATTGAAACTCGATTCAATCGGCCAGAACGTAATAAAGATGGTGAGAATCAGATTGCTTCGACTTTGTCAGTATTCACTCAACCTGTGAACTTGTTGGGGAAACCTCAATTTGTTGAACTGAAAGATGATGATTATAAAAAAGCTCATTGGTACATCCTTTACAATTGCTGTGAGTTGCAGCCATATTTTGAGTAAGAaccaaaacttatatattattagttgaagttcaaaataagtaaattataaatccatacttctaattaaattacatttttgcagtGAGCACACCAAACTATTGCAAAACAGGGGTGTCACAAGTATTCTGCGGgtacaagaaaaggaatttccaCAATGGTTTGAACAAAGGGtatgtattttttagttataaaagGTAAAATTCCAGCTTGACATGTaagtattgttaattaattaaaattacattttcacagATAAAATATTTCAGTAGATGTAAATATCCAATGGTAACTGATGAGTTGTACTCACTAGCATGTGGTCCTGATTATGGAATAAGATCATATAGTGGATGTGTAGTAAATGGAGTTCGATATCGTACAAAAGTTCGTGATGATAGGCGTGTCActcaaaattgtggaatttaggTTGTGGTGATCATGATGGTGAATCTTGTGATTTTTATGGGGTAATAGAAGACATTCTTGTGTTAGACTATAGGTCCAAACACTCTGTTGTACTTTTTAGATGTGCATGGTTTGACacaaatgtgaaaaagaaaaagatgatcacAGAGTTTCAAATCACAAGCATTAATGTCACTTCATATTGGTATAAGAATGACCCTTTTGTCCTTGCCTCACAAGCTAAACAAGTGTTTTATGTGGATGATTACAAGATGGGTCAACATTGGAAAGTGGTTCGAAAGGTGCATCATCGTCATCTGTGGGATTTTCCAGACCGATTAGATGAAGGTGATGATCATGGTGATTCATTTGAAGTTTAAAAGTTGGATGCTTATCAAGAAAATGATTCAATGgacattcaaaatttatttgaatcaattgatATTGAACGTCTTAATCGTGAAGATATTGACCCaatagaaattaaattgaagagtgcaacaaactatgaagatgcagatagtgaGGCAGAGAGTGGAGATtttgaagatgcagatagtggtgcagagagtgaagattatgaagatgcagatagtggcACAGAGAATGAAGATAATGGGGAGTACAATGAGGAAAACGACAATGATAGTGAAGATGAGTTGTTAAGTCATGGTGAAACCGGTGAGGATACTGACTCATttgcataaataactatatatatttttttccttttttcagtttcctatgtaatgatttctgttcatgttaaagatgattatgctccatttcaaactaatttaatataactatatgttgcttttttaatatagcttactagcatatatatatatatatattaagtccaGAATGTTCATATTGTCAGCTAATAATTCGTTTATGTTTTTATTGTCATCACTTTACATATACTCTTATTCTTTAAAGTTTTATCACAATATGATTATAATGCACCATGTTATCACCTTGGACATATTAGAAAGTTCCTTCACTTTGCATATACTAATTACTTGTACTGTTGTATTTATGTAATGATTTCTCTTCATCATACTGTTGTATTTGTGTAATGATTTATATTCATGTTTATGCTGATCATGCTCCATTTTAACTATAGGTTAATATAACCTACGCTGTCTTTTGAATGTggtttatttgcatatattaattacttatatttatattctcacttaataatttctttatttttatgtcatcatcaattccaatatgcttttattttttaaaacaggggtgtcatcataataaaatatattgcaccATCTTACCACCTTGGACAAGCACCTAATGACAAAAAAGagtacttgttttttttttttttgcaattgatTACATCTACAGTGCCGAACATGATCCTAATAGGATATTTCTTAAAGTGAATTAGGAGGattagatatataaaaatataaatatatatatatacatatgtatatttgtttttattccaaTTCATGATAATATTTAGAGTAACACTGATTCTATTTCCTTCAATGTTTTACCTTGTGCAAGTTATTTTTAGATTgagaattacttgtatatttgtgtagagtttgttttgattgaaaattaattatgtattttcatttgtgaatttatgctcaatcatgaatgttattggcttaataaaaaatgttttattggtgaaattattattgcattttttagagtttgtcttttttttctaaattttattattgcctctatttgtcaaatattcacaaatgcatttagtgttcttggagaatttcaatggaagtgagggatatttattatagaatacTATTGGAGCTGAATCAATTATGcacatttttttccccaatatatcaatcaattagtaatttgtttctaatttgtttcgtttgtattttgtcttcaattttttttaatgtttttttatatttaagaatgagATGGTATGATTACAACAAACATGCGTTGATACAGTTTATGGTACGATTACAATAACCATGGATATTGGTGCGTGCTTTTCAAATTACATTGTAGCATCTcacaagtataaattatattgtttgctttattcatgttatatacagatgcttttcttctttaatattttgtgtttgcAAT
Proteins encoded in this window:
- the LOC125422155 gene encoding uncharacterized protein LOC125422155 gives rise to the protein MRWHKEKRPNTNGVLRHPADGEAWKHFDEQYPIFAMNPRNVRLGAATDGFNPFSNMSTSYSMWPVMLVPYNLPPWKCMKETFLMMSLLIPGPTTPGKDIDVYLRPMIDELKDLWTNGVTTYDISKKERFTMHAAVLWTIHDFPAYGTLSGWSTKGYKACPTCNEDTSSQALRSKICYMGHRRYLSINHAWRNNRQYDGKLERRLAPKQFSGAEILQQLDRTIESRSGKHPNNVDKKRKRAAFGTMLDIKGKSKDTDKARMDLKDLKIRKELHLQETGDSYAANISKNVNIKDGKISGLKTHDSHVLLQQLFPVGIRPYIKKEVCGTIIEMCMFFQKLCARTLSVSDLDMLQKGIILTLCKLERIFPPAFFDIMVHLAVHLPYEAKMAGPVHTRWMYPFKRNKAHPEGSIAEGYVVNEALTYCSMYLHGIETRFNRPERNKDGENQIASTLSVFTQPVNLLGKPQFVELKDDDYKKAHCEHTKLLQNRGVTSILRVQEKEFPQWFEQRIKYFSRCKYPMVTDELYSLACGPDYGIRSYSGCVVNGVRYRTKVRDDRCAWFDTNVKKKKMITEFQITSINVTSYWYKNDPFVLASQAKQVFYVDDYKMGQHWKVVRKVHHRHLWDFPDRLDEGDDHGDSFEV